The following are encoded together in the Mesoterricola sediminis genome:
- the nagB gene encoding glucosamine-6-phosphate deaminase, translating into MEVLILPDRERAATLAARIIARELRADPGLVLGLATGRTMERVYARLADLHAREGLDFSRCTTFNLDEYIGIPADHPGSYRRYMDERLFGPVDIPRARTHLPDGMAPDLAAACRDYEARIRDAGGIGLQLLGLGSDGHIGFNEPLSALRSRTREKALTPATLAQNAEMFGGDPDRVPRRALTMGVGTILDSRRCLMLVTGETKADILARAVEGPITAMVTASALQLHPCCQVVVDEEAAARLQGTDYYRWILAHEPEWASDRDLLA; encoded by the coding sequence ATGGAAGTCCTCATCCTGCCCGACCGCGAACGCGCCGCCACCCTCGCCGCGCGGATCATCGCCCGCGAGCTCAGGGCGGACCCCGGCCTCGTCCTGGGCCTCGCCACGGGCCGCACCATGGAGCGGGTCTACGCGCGTCTCGCGGACCTGCACGCCCGCGAGGGCCTGGACTTCTCCCGCTGCACCACGTTCAACCTGGACGAGTACATCGGCATCCCCGCCGATCACCCCGGGTCGTACCGCCGCTACATGGACGAGCGGCTCTTCGGGCCCGTGGACATCCCCCGGGCCCGCACCCACCTCCCCGACGGCATGGCCCCGGACCTCGCCGCCGCGTGCCGCGACTACGAGGCCCGCATCCGTGACGCCGGCGGCATCGGCCTCCAGCTCCTGGGCCTGGGCAGCGACGGCCACATCGGCTTCAACGAGCCCCTCTCCGCCCTGCGCAGCCGCACCCGCGAGAAGGCCCTCACCCCCGCCACCCTGGCCCAGAACGCCGAGATGTTCGGCGGCGACCCCGACCGCGTCCCCCGCCGGGCCCTGACCATGGGCGTCGGCACCATCCTGGACAGCCGGCGCTGCCTCATGCTCGTCACCGGCGAGACCAAGGCCGACATCCTCGCCCGCGCCGTCGAAGGCCCCATCACCGCCATGGTCACCGCCAGCGCCCTGCAGCTCCACCCCTGCTGCCAGGTCGTCGTCGACGAAGAGGCCGCCGCCCGCCTCCAGGGCACCGACTACTACCGCTGGATCCTCGCCCACGAGCCCGAGTGGGCCTCCGACCGGGACCTCCTCGCTTAG
- a CDS encoding ferritin — MISAATLAALNAQINAEQYTAQLYLAMSAHLAERSYLGFAHWLRVQSQEEAEHALKLVDFVLDRRGKLELRAINPPPSEFDGPTSIFEQVMAHERENTVSISRCFELARAGGDHATEIALQWFVTEQVREEQAVSSVVDRLRAVGEQGGAIWHLDHQMSKRGR, encoded by the coding sequence ATGATCAGTGCCGCCACCCTGGCCGCCCTCAACGCCCAGATCAACGCCGAACAGTACACGGCCCAGCTCTACCTCGCCATGAGCGCCCATCTCGCCGAACGCAGCTACCTGGGCTTCGCCCACTGGCTGCGGGTGCAGTCCCAGGAGGAGGCCGAGCACGCCCTGAAGCTGGTGGACTTCGTCCTGGATCGCCGGGGCAAGCTCGAACTCCGCGCCATCAACCCGCCCCCCTCCGAGTTCGACGGCCCCACCTCCATCTTCGAGCAGGTGATGGCCCACGAGCGCGAGAACACGGTCAGCATCAGCCGCTGCTTCGAGCTGGCCCGGGCGGGCGGCGACCACGCCACCGAGATCGCCCTCCAGTGGTTCGTGACCGAGCAGGTGCGCGAGGAGCAGGCCGTCAGCTCCGTCGTGGACCGCCTCCGGGCCGTGGGCGAGCAGGGCGGGGCCATCTGGCACCTGGACCACCAAATGAGCAAGCGCGGCCGCTGA